Within Amycolatopsis sp. cg5, the genomic segment GAGGTCGGCGAACCGGGCGGCCAACGCGCTTTCTCGTTCGATGTCCATATCAAGGGCGAATTCCCCGCTCCCGGTGGCACCAAACCCCACTCAGGGTGACCGGGCGTGCCCGCCCTGTTGTGACCGGTATAGGGACGGCGCTATCGTGCCTTCAGCCGGGAGGAGACCGCATATGGCCACCGAGCCGACGCCGCCGCTGGGCGATGTGCTCATCCGCGTCAGCCGGGTGAACACGGTCTGTGTCGTCGCGGCCTTCGGCGAGGTTGACCTGGTCAGCGCGGTCACCCTGCGCGAGGCGCTCTTGGGCGGCCTGGAACCGGCTCCCGGCGGGCTCGTCGCCGACCTGTCCGGTGTGACGTTTTTCGGCTCCAGCGGGCTGAGCGCGCTGGTCGCGGCCGACGAGCGCGCCAAGGAACTCGGCGTCTCGTTCGCGACGGTCGGGACGGAACGGGTGGTGCTGGTGCCGCTGCGGGTCACCGGGCTCGACGAGCTGCTGGCGGTCCACCCGAGCGTCGACGAGGCCGTGCGGGCCGCGCGGTCGTCCTAGCGCGTTGGTCCATCCGGCCGATCAGTCCGGAGTGGACGGTCAGTGGGCGTCGACCGCGGCCTGAGCCGCGTCGTAGTCCGCCTGCGCGGCTTCGAGTGCCTGCCCGGCTTCGGCTTCGGCCGCCTCGGCGTCGGCGAGCCGTTCGCGCAGCGCGGCCGTCGCCTCGGCGGCACGGTCGGCCTTGCGGCGGGCGCGGGTGAGGTCGGCGTGCGCCTTGTCGCGCGCTTTGCCCAGTTCGTCCGCCTCGCGCCTCCGTCGTTCGCGTTCCTGCTTAGCGGCGGGGTCCTCGGTTTTCGGCTTCCTGGGCGGCTTTTCGGCCGGTTTGGGGACGAGCTTGAGCTTGGGCTTCTTCGGGAGTTCGACGGTGGCGGCGGTCAGCCAGTGGTCGCCCGAGTCAGGCTGCAGCGCGGCGGTGAGATGGCCGGCGGCGGCGGCTTCGGCGGCGTCGGGGTTGGCCACGACGGCTTCGAGCGTCGCCTCGACCTCACGGGCCACCGGCTCGCTCAGCGACGGCGTGAGCCTGAGCGTGCGGCCGACCAGTTCGTGCCGCTGCCTGGTCAGCACGCGCAGTTCGGCGCCGTTCAGCTCCGCATGGGCCTGGCGCAGTTTCTCGCCGAGCGCCGCGAGTTCTTCGAGCGCCTCGGGATGGGACCTGGCGAGCCCGTTGACGGCCGCGGCCGCCGCGGTCGGCTTGCGCAGCGCGCGGATCCGCTCGGCGAGCGCGGCGTCCCCGCCGGCCTTCGCCTCGCGGGCGCGCGTGTTCCGCGCGGTGATGAACTCGGACGGTTCACCCGCGTACAGCTGCTCGACCACCGACTCGAACTCCATCGCCGTCAGCGAACCACAGAGCGGTGTGCGAAGCCACACGGTTGATCTCGCGCCGCGTCGGGTAACAGAGTGGGCAGAGAGAGGGTGGTATCAGTGACGAGCTCGGCGACTGTGGAGGCGGCCGCGAACCCGTTCGTCCATCCCGCGTTATTCTACCGCGGACCGCGGGAGTATCTGGCGGGGACGGTCCCGTTCGTACTCGACGGCCTGGCACTCGGCGAACCTGTCGCCGTCGCGGTGCCGGGACCCAATCTGGACCTCATCCGCGGCGGCCTCGGCGCCGCGGCCGACGACGTGCTGCTGCTGGACATGACCGAAGCCGGCCGCAATCCCGGCCGGATCATCCCCGGCGTGCTCCGCGCGTTCGCGGACCGGCACGGCGGCTCGCGCGTGCGGATCATCGGCGAGCCGATCTGGCCCGACCGGTCCGAGCGCGAATATCCGGCCTGCGCCGCGCACGAGGCGTTGATCAACCACGCCTTCGACGGGCGGCCGGTGACGATCCTGTGCCCGTACGACGCGGACCGGCTCAAGCCACGCGTGCTCGACGACGCGCTGCGCACGCATCCCGTGGTCATCGACGTCTCCGGCGAGCACGAGAGCGATCTCTACGCGCCGGACGAGGTCATCACCGGCTACAACCTGCCATTCCCCGAACCGGGTGAAGCGTTCTCGCTGGCGGTGGACCTGAGCGGGCTGAAGGCGTTGCGCGTGTTCGCCGCCGAGCACGCCAAGCTCGCCGGGCTCGGCGACGACCGGGTCGGCGACGTCGTGCTGGTGGCGAGCGAGCTCGCGGCGAACAGCATCGTGCACGCCCGCGACCGCGCGTCCATCCGGTTCTGGCACGAAGACGGCCATCTGGTGTGCGAGTCCGCGGACCACGGCCACCTGGCCGACCCCTTGGCAGGCAAGCGGCCCGCCGAACCGGGCCAGTTGGGCGGACGGGGCCTGCTGCTGGTCAACCAGCTCGCCGACCTGGTCCGCGTGTACTCGGTGCCGGGCAGCACGGTGATCAGGGCCTGGTTCCGCCGCTGAGCACGGAAAGGAGTCCCATGGCAACGCCCGTCAGCCAGCTCGAACGGGAACGCAAGTACGACCTCGGTGCGGGTGGTCAGGTGCCGATACTCGCCGGCGCCGGGGCGGTGGCCAGCCAGGAAGGTCCGGTCGAGCAGCTGCTGGACGCGACCTACTTCGACACCGGCGACTACCGCCTCGCCCGCGCCGGCATCACCCTGCGGCGCCGCACCGGCGGTGACGACGCGGGCTGGCACCTCAAGCTCCCGGTGTCGGCCGACACCCGCGAAGAGCTCCATTTACCCTTACGCCCCAACAAACCGTCCAAGGTGCCCGGCCGTCTCGCCCGCCTGGTGACCGCGTACACGGCGGGCTCACGGCTGGTGCCGATCGCGCATCTCAAGACCGACCGGTTCTCCTACCGGCTGGCCGACGCGGACGGCCACGTGCTCGCGACGCTCACCGACGACCACGTCACCGGCGAGGCCGGGGGAGCGGTCGCGCACATCGACAGCTGGCGCGAACTCGAGGTCGAACTCGAAGCGGGCACCGAGCCCCGCCTGCTCGACGACCTCGACCGGGCACTGGTGCCCTCGGGCGCGTCCGCGTCGAAGTACCCGTCCAAGATGCGACGGCTGGTGGGCGACCTGGTCCCTCGGCGGAAATCGGTCAAGCTGGGCAAGAAGCCCGCCGCGGGCCCGGTCGTGCTCGGCTACCTCCGCGAGCAGTTCGACCACCTGCGCCGCAACGACATCGGCGTCCGCCGCGACACCGACGACGCGATCCACCAGATGCGCGTCGCCTGCCGTCGCCTGCGCAGCGCGTTCCGCTCCTTCGATCGGGTCATCGACGTGCCCGCGTCGCTCTCGGCCGAGCTGAAGTGGCTCGCGGGCGAACTGGCCCCGGCCCGCGACACCGAGGTCATGGCCGCGACGATCAACAAGCAGCTCGACGCACTGCCACCCGAGTTCGTGCTCGGCCGGGTGCGTCAGCTGCTCGTCCGCCACTTTTCACGCGAGGGTGAGGAGGCGCGGACCCGCGCGGTGGAAGCGTTGAACAGCAAGCGATACCTGGCCCTGCTGTCCTCTTTGGACGATGTGCTGGCCGCACCGCCGTTGACGAAACGTGCCCGACGGCCCGCGCGCAAGGAGTTGCGGGCGGCCGTCCGCAAGGCGGCTTCGAAGCTCGCTCGCGCCGAGGCGGCCACCCACGACGCGGCCGACCTGGACACCGCCTTGCACGAGACGCGCAAGAAGGCGAAGCGTGCGCGTTACGCCGCGGACGCGGCACGGCCGGTGCTGGGCAAGAAACTCGGCAAGTGGCGCAAGAAGGTCAAGGCCGTCCAGGGAACTTTGGGCGAGCACCAGGACACGGTCGTGACCCGGGAAACCCTATACCGCCTCGGCATCGGCGCCTTCCGAGACGGCGACAACGCGTTCACCTACGGCCTGCTGCACGCCCACAACACCGAACTCGCCCACGCGAAGCAACACGCCTTCCGCACCCAATGGCCCACCCTCCCCAAGCCCTGACCACTGGCCAGGGTCGTGAGCGTTCCGGGCGGTTAGAACCGCCCGGAACGCTCACGACCTCAGCGCTGGGCGGCCCTTAGCCCTCGCCGGTGAGTTTGCCTCGCAGCTGATCCAGGGTCTGCGAAAGCAGGCGTGAGACGTGCATCTGCGAGATCCCGATCTTCTCGGCGATCTGCGTCTGCGTCAGGTTGCCGAAGAACCGCATGACGAGGATCGACCGCTCCCGCGCGGGCAGTTCACGCAGCAGCGGCTGCAGTGCCTCGTGGTTCTCGACGTTGACCAGATCCAGGTCGTCCTCGCCGAGCGTGTCCGCGAGTGACATGGTCTCCGAGTCGCTGAAGATCGGCTTGTCCACCGAAAGCGTCTGGTACGCGTTGCCCGCCAGCAGGCCTTCGCGCACCTCGTCGACGTCGAGGCCGAGGTGCTCGGCCAGCTCGGTCGGGGTCGGCGCGCGGCCGAGCCGTTGCGAAAGCGCGCTTGAACCCTGGCTCAGCGAGAGGTGCAGCTCCTTGAGCCTGCGCGGGACGCGCACGGCCCAGCCGGTGTCGCGGAAGTGCCTGCGTACCTCGCCCATGATCGTGGGCACGGCGAAGGACAGGAAGTCGCTGCCGCGGTCGGGCTGGAAGCGGTCGACCGCGTTGATCAGGCCGATCCTGGCCACCTGCAGCAGGTCCTCGCGCGGCTCGCCACGGCCGGTGAAGCGGTAGGCGATGTGTTCGGCGACGGGGAGGAACTCGGTGACGAGCCGGTGCCGGATCGAATCGCGACGCGGATCGTCGGGATCGAGTGCGCCCAGCTCCGCCAGCAGTGGCACACAGTGGGCGTACTCGTCGCGACGCTGATGGGTCATTTCCCGTTCAGCGTTCACACCACATCAGTCCCCGAGCGCAGGATGAACTCGATCGTCACCACGCTGCCGGGGCCGGGTCCCGAGTCGATGGCCGTCCACGCCGACTCGGTGAGCGTGGCGAGCACGTGCCAGCCGAACGAACTGGTGCTGGGTGCCTCGGTGTGCAGCGTCGTCGTCGAAACCGAGACCTGGAGGCCGCCCAGCACGGGGCGGAACCGGCACCTGAGGAAGGCGCCGAGGTCGGCCTGCTCGATCAGCTCCGCGCAGGCCTCGTCGACGGCCATCTTGGCGTCGGAAATGGCGTCGAGGTGGAAATCGGCCCGCGCCGCCATGCCCTGCGCGAGCATGCGGACCAGTGACAGCTGCCCGGCGTGCGCCGGTACGCGTAGCTCGACCACCTCGTCGAGTAGCTCGTCGACGCTGTCGGGGGTCTTCTCATGCCTAGCCTCCATGGCGGGGCTATACCCACTCACCGGGCAGCTGACACTTTTTGGCGAGGTTTATCTCGGAGTGTGCACAAAGGACGGATCGACGCCCTTTCGCGCAGCGTCGGCGCCAGGAAGGGCGGATCCGCCGATCTTTCGGACCTGACCAAGGCTGACCTGGACAAACTCGCCCGCGAGAAGGCTATAAAGGGCCGATCGAAGCTGAGCCGGACCGATCTCGAGGCGGCTCTCAAGGCTTCTTGGCAACTTTTTCGCCAGGAGACGTTTGTGATCGCGCGACTCTGGGCACCACCGGCTTGATGCCGACGAAAGCCGGGTGAGTGGACGATGAACGATGAACAGCTCCGCGCGATGCTCGTCGGCGCGGTGGCTGCGGCCCGGCGTGGCGCGGACCAGGAAGCCGTGTTGCTCTGTGACTGCCTGACGACCGGGTCCGAGCAGCTGGCCCGTGACGGGATCCGTCAGCTGGCCGTCGCCAACGTCGAGATGCTGCGTTCGCTGGTCGAGCTGCCGCTCGACGGGCAGCCGCTGTTCGTGATCGACGGCGAGGACGCCGACGGCGCCCGGATCTCGATCGACGAGTTCGAACCGGCGCAGCGCGCCGCCACCAGAGTCATGCTGGCCTACGCCCATGACCGCCCCGCCGACGCCGACATGCAGCTCGACGTCGTCGCGCACATCCCAGGCCCGGCCGAGATGCGGCTGGTCTTCGTCCACATCCTCTGCTGGACGCTCGAACTGCTCGACATCTGCGATGAGCGCGACCAGCCCATACCCGCCTGGCTCCGCGCCGTGGCCGCTTAGCTCCGCCTGCACGAACCCGGGCGCCCGTCGGGGGTGTGCCCGGCGCTGTGCACGCGTCCCCGATGGAGCGGGCTCTATCGCTGGATAGAGCCCGCTTCGTCAGTCGTCAACGCCCTCTAGCCGCAGTGCTCGGACGGGCTGTCGTACTTCACCCCGCCCGCGGAGCCGCCCCACTTCACGCACTTGTTGCCGGCCGGCGCCTTGACCGGTCCGGCGAAGTACGAGAACGACCCGGAGTCGGTGTCGCGCTGGGAACCCGCGACCTCCAGATAGGCCGAGGTCGCCGTCGGCGTGCCCGCGTCGGCCTTCTTCATCGTGCTCACGCAGTTGTTGCCGTTGGCCGCGTTGTACGAGAGGTACACCGTGCCCTCGGCGCCCAGCGGCGCGGAGTCGATGACGCCGTAACCCTGCCCGCACGCGGGCGCGCCGAGCATGGTCTCGGTGATCGCCGAGAACCGGATGGTCGCGTTCGCGTTCAGTTCCGGGCCTGCCTCGTACAGCACGCCGACCGAGCCGGTGCCGAGCTGCAGCATGTCGGAGTACGCCGCGTCCTCGCCCCACACCAGCAGGCCTTCGGACTTGGACTGCCAGCTGCCGCCCTCGTCGAAGGACGAGCGCACGACCAGCTCCTTGCGGCGGTCGCAAGTGGACGGTCCGGCGAACACGAGCCGGTTGTACGCGCCGCTCATGCGCATCACCGAACTCTGCACGGTCGGCGTGACGAGGTCGTTCTCGAAGGTGAACTTCGACGAGAACGAGGCGCCGCCGTCCGAACTGATGGCGTATGCCCGGTTCCGTGTGCCTCCGGCGAGGCACTTGTTGTCATTGTTGGCGTCGTTGCGCGCCGCCGCGTACACCCGGCCGTCGGCGAGTTCGATGACGCTGATCTCCTGCGGGTTCATCGCGGTCGTGGTGCTGGTGTCCGTGGCGCCGCGTTTCCAGGTGACGCCTTGATCGTCGCTGTAGATGAGCGAGCCGGTGTCCTTCGTGCCGATCGAGTAGCTCATGCCCGCGACGATCCGGCCCGCGTGCGCGCCCTTGGTGAGCACGATGCCGTGTGACGGCCCGGTGGCCAGCCAGCCCGGCGCCGAGTCGAAGCCCAGTTCGGTGGTCAGCACCTTGGGCACGGTCCAGGTCTTGCCGTTGTCGTCGCTGTGCTGCACGCGCGGGATCCGGCCGCACGACGGGTTCTTGACGCACTCCATCGTGGAGAGCAGCACGACCCGCCCGGTGGACGGGACGACCACGGCGGTCGGATTTCCCTTGGTGTCACCGAATCCCTCGATGACGATCTGGAGTCCGCTCCAGGTCTTGCCGTTGTCGGACGATCTCTTCAGCACCAGGTCGATGTCGCCGTGGTCGTTGCAGAAGCTCGCGCCGCCGTTGCGTCCCTCGGCGAACGCGAGCAGGTCGCCGTTCTTCGCCTTGATCACCGACGGGATGCGGAAACAGTCGTAGCCCTCATTGTTCTGCTTGAACACCACCGTGTTGCCGACCGCCGCCTGTGCGGCGGGCGCCACGGCCGCGGTCATCGCCGCCGCCGCGACGAGCCCGGCCGCGAGGCCGAACGCTGTCCGCGTGAATCCTGCTCTTCTCATGGGTTCAGCGTCGTGGCGGCTCGTACAAGAGGTGTACAAGCCGCGCGGACCGGCGCTTGTACGGCTCTTGTACGAGCGGGTGTGAAGCTTTCGGCACCTCGGAAATTCAAGGAGCACGAAGTGAAGACAAGCATCAGAGCTGCCGTGGCGGCGACCGGTTTCGCCATGCTGGTGACGGGACTCGGTGTGGGGGCGCAGACCGCGCAGGCGGCTTCGAGCTACCCCGTTTCGACCACTGTGGACGGTCGCACGGTCAAGGACCCCAACGTGGCGGTCGGCAAGCAGCGCATCTCGAACTTCTACACCTCGGGCACCATGGTGACGCTGGCCTGCCAGGACACCGGCCCCGAGGTCGGCGGCAGCACCATCTGGGACCTCACCACCGACGGTGTCTGGGTCGCCGACACCTACGTCAAGACCGGCTCGACCTCGATGGTGGCGCCGAAGTGCTCGTTCCCGAAGTCCTACCCCGCCAAGGCCGACCTCAACGGCCGCGCCGACAAGGGTGACGCGGCGACCGCGCCGGGCAGTGTCGCCGACAAGTACAAGGAAGGCGCCTCGGTGCCGGTCGTCTGCCAGGCCACCGCCGGCGACGAGATCTGGGACAAGACCTCCGACAACCTCTGGGTTCCGGACGAATACGTCAAGACGGGCACCGAGGGCTTCGTCTCCGGCCTCCCGCACTGCGACACCGACGGTCTCAAGCCGCCGTCCTCGACCAACCCGGCCGACCCGCGCGCCAACGAGGCGATCGCGTTCGCCAAGGCCCGCCTCGGCCACACCGACTGGAACAACCAGTGC encodes:
- a CDS encoding SigB/SigF/SigG family RNA polymerase sigma factor, yielding MTHQRRDEYAHCVPLLAELGALDPDDPRRDSIRHRLVTEFLPVAEHIAYRFTGRGEPREDLLQVARIGLINAVDRFQPDRGSDFLSFAVPTIMGEVRRHFRDTGWAVRVPRRLKELHLSLSQGSSALSQRLGRAPTPTELAEHLGLDVDEVREGLLAGNAYQTLSVDKPIFSDSETMSLADTLGEDDLDLVNVENHEALQPLLRELPARERSILVMRFFGNLTQTQIAEKIGISQMHVSRLLSQTLDQLRGKLTGEG
- a CDS encoding STAS domain-containing protein, producing the protein MATEPTPPLGDVLIRVSRVNTVCVVAAFGEVDLVSAVTLREALLGGLEPAPGGLVADLSGVTFFGSSGLSALVAADERAKELGVSFATVGTERVVLVPLRVTGLDELLAVHPSVDEAVRAARSS
- a CDS encoding CHAD domain-containing protein; translated protein: MATPVSQLERERKYDLGAGGQVPILAGAGAVASQEGPVEQLLDATYFDTGDYRLARAGITLRRRTGGDDAGWHLKLPVSADTREELHLPLRPNKPSKVPGRLARLVTAYTAGSRLVPIAHLKTDRFSYRLADADGHVLATLTDDHVTGEAGGAVAHIDSWRELEVELEAGTEPRLLDDLDRALVPSGASASKYPSKMRRLVGDLVPRRKSVKLGKKPAAGPVVLGYLREQFDHLRRNDIGVRRDTDDAIHQMRVACRRLRSAFRSFDRVIDVPASLSAELKWLAGELAPARDTEVMAATINKQLDALPPEFVLGRVRQLLVRHFSREGEEARTRAVEALNSKRYLALLSSLDDVLAAPPLTKRARRPARKELRAAVRKAASKLARAEAATHDAADLDTALHETRKKAKRARYAADAARPVLGKKLGKWRKKVKAVQGTLGEHQDTVVTRETLYRLGIGAFRDGDNAFTYGLLHAHNTELAHAKQHAFRTQWPTLPKP
- a CDS encoding anti-sigma factor, which gives rise to MEARHEKTPDSVDELLDEVVELRVPAHAGQLSLVRMLAQGMAARADFHLDAISDAKMAVDEACAELIEQADLGAFLRCRFRPVLGGLQVSVSTTTLHTEAPSTSSFGWHVLATLTESAWTAIDSGPGPGSVVTIEFILRSGTDVV
- a CDS encoding exo-alpha-sialidase, translated to MRRAGFTRTAFGLAAGLVAAAAMTAAVAPAAQAAVGNTVVFKQNNEGYDCFRIPSVIKAKNGDLLAFAEGRNGGASFCNDHGDIDLVLKRSSDNGKTWSGLQIVIEGFGDTKGNPTAVVVPSTGRVVLLSTMECVKNPSCGRIPRVQHSDDNGKTWTVPKVLTTELGFDSAPGWLATGPSHGIVLTKGAHAGRIVAGMSYSIGTKDTGSLIYSDDQGVTWKRGATDTSTTTAMNPQEISVIELADGRVYAAARNDANNDNKCLAGGTRNRAYAISSDGGASFSSKFTFENDLVTPTVQSSVMRMSGAYNRLVFAGPSTCDRRKELVVRSSFDEGGSWQSKSEGLLVWGEDAAYSDMLQLGTGSVGVLYEAGPELNANATIRFSAITETMLGAPACGQGYGVIDSAPLGAEGTVYLSYNAANGNNCVSTMKKADAGTPTATSAYLEVAGSQRDTDSGSFSYFAGPVKAPAGNKCVKWGGSAGGVKYDSPSEHCG
- a CDS encoding anti-sigma factor RsbA family regulatory protein: MTSSATVEAAANPFVHPALFYRGPREYLAGTVPFVLDGLALGEPVAVAVPGPNLDLIRGGLGAAADDVLLLDMTEAGRNPGRIIPGVLRAFADRHGGSRVRIIGEPIWPDRSEREYPACAAHEALINHAFDGRPVTILCPYDADRLKPRVLDDALRTHPVVIDVSGEHESDLYAPDEVITGYNLPFPEPGEAFSLAVDLSGLKALRVFAAEHAKLAGLGDDRVGDVVLVASELAANSIVHARDRASIRFWHEDGHLVCESADHGHLADPLAGKRPAEPGQLGGRGLLLVNQLADLVRVYSVPGSTVIRAWFRR